From a region of the Cucumis sativus cultivar 9930 chromosome 6, Cucumber_9930_V3, whole genome shotgun sequence genome:
- the LOC101205196 gene encoding alkane hydroxylase MAH1 — MASHDLLLPIFLISLPLIFIFFSLFLKWNPHGIPWNWPVLGMIPTVIHNIYRVHDRITEILQQTSCTFYFNGIWFTNTGFLMTVDPSNIHHIMSTNFQNYPKGPEFKYIFDVLGDGIFNSDSDSWKSQRKIAQSLIVHEKFLEFMARAAKEKVEKGLVPILEYFCESKKVVDLKDLFLRLAFDSTCMMVTGFHLNSLCIEFPEIPFSKAMDDVQEVLFLRHLYPKFYWELLKKLGIGEGKRMKKACDIIDEVIANLMAVKRERLQRDREVKEDQQDHGADLITWYMVNEHDEIDCNDKFLRDTVLNFMIAGRDALSVTLSWFFFVLSKNPAIVAKIREELKDITTIQQKEQEQQQKPRVFTIEELNNLVYLHGALCETLRLYPPIAFEHKSPVVAETLPSGHHVRPGTRILFSLYALGRMRSVWGEDCEEFKPERWISDKGTIKREPSYKFFSFNAGPRTCLGKGVAFSQLKIVSAAIVHNYDIEAVDEDINNVVVPAASVILHMKSGFRVKVSKR; from the exons ATGGCATCTCatgatcttcttcttcccatttttctcatttcattacccttaattttcatcttcttttcacTCTTTCTCAAATGGAACCCACACGGGATTCCTTGGAATTGGCCTGTTTTAGGAATGATTCCAACTGTAATTCATAACATCTACCGAGTCCACGATCGTATAACCGAAATCTTACAACAAACTTCTTGCACTTTCTACTTCAATGGCATTTGGTTCACCAACACTGGCTTCTTAATGACCGTTGATCCTTCCAACATTCACCACATTATGAGCacaaatttccaaaattacCCAAAAGGCCCTGAATTCAAGTACATTTTCGATGTTTTAGGAGATGGAATTTTCAATTCCGACTCGGATTCATGGAAAAGCCAAAGGAAAATTGCTCAGTCTTTGATTGTTCATGAGAAGTTTCTTGAGTTTATGGCTAGAGCTGCTAAGGAGAAAGTGGAGAAAGGGTTGGTGCCAATTCTTGAGTATTTTTGTGAAAGTAAAAAAGTGGTTGATTTGAAAGATTTGTTTTTGAGATTGGCTTTTGATTCAACTTGCATGATGGTAACTGGGTTTCATCTCAATAGTTTGTGTATTGAGTTTCCTGAAATTCCATTCTCCAAAGCCATGGATGATGTTCAAGAAGTGCTTTTTCTTCGCCATTTGTATCCTAAGTTTTACTGGGAATTGCTTAAGAAACTTGGGATTGGTGAGGGTAAGAGGATGAAGAAGGCTTGTGATATTATTGATGAAGTTATTGCCAACTTGATGGCTGTGAAAAGAGAGCGTTTACAACGAGATCGAGAGGTGAAAGAAGATCAACAAGATCATGGTGCTGATTTGATCACATG GTATATGGTGAATGAACACGACGAGATCGACTGCAATGACAAGTTCTTGAGAGACACAGTCTTAAATTTCATGATTGCTGGTCGTGATGCACTCAGCGTAACTCTCTCCTGGTTTTTCTTCGTTCTCTCAAAAAATCCTGCCATAGTAGCAAAGATCCGAGAAGAGCTGAAAGACATAACAACAATCCAACagaaagaacaagaacaacaacaaaaaccaaGAGTATTCACCATCGAAGAGCTCAACAACTTGGTTTACTTGCATGGAGCCTTATGTGAAACCCTTCGTCTCTATCCACCGATTGCATTCGAGCACAAATCTCCGGTAGTAGCCGAGACACTCCCAAGCGGCCACCACGTGAGACCTGGGACGAGGATACTCTTCTCGTTATATGCATTGGGAAGAATGAGGTCTGTTTGGGGAGAAGATTGTGAAGAATTCAAACCGGAGAGATGGATTTCGGATAAAGGGACGATCAAGAGAGAGCCATCTTATAAGTTCTTCAGTTTCAATGCCGGGCCAAGGACTTGCCTAGGGAAAGGAGTGGCATTTTCACAATTGAAGATTGTTTCAGCTGCCATTGTTCATAACTATGACATTGAAGCTGTTGATGAAGATATTAACAACGTTGTTGTTCCAGCTGCTTCTGTCATACTTCACATGAAAAGTGGATTTAGGGTTAAGGTTTCTAagagataa